One Elaeis guineensis isolate ETL-2024a chromosome 10, EG11, whole genome shotgun sequence genomic window carries:
- the LOC105052202 gene encoding scarecrow-like protein 9: MVMGTGIRDLRGMTSEFKYDQLFSTSSFTPGVPPMLDNNSFIDLQNIPFNPIISGPTSSAPTADATTSSAEADSAEDSEIFSDIVLSYINQMLMDEDMDDKFEQFQEHPALLAAEKPFYDILAENHSPPPDHPPLYSNYSSESPDDGVNNHYGSSSCSNSVVVDGSWPCDSVEYQQLQTHPASVDYSSQSSFSSTNSVGNIVEGFDESLLNSLALSDLLTQSQPAWEQFRRGVEEARKFLPGEDKLVIHLEADGVSIPQQPRRENELREVKAEKEEREYLSQGSRGRKNRHSDDLELVEGRSNKQSAVFPEQTVRTAMFDMVLLHNEQCTKGPCELRAAMEKEKEASKSSQSNQSRGSGGGKGRGKRQPKREVVDLRTILVHCAQAVATDDRRNAGELLKQIRQHSSPHGDAAQRLAHYFADGLQARLAGTGSQIYHSLAAKRTSATDILKAYHLFMSACPFKKISHFFSNQTILDAVGKARRVHIVDYGIYYGFQWPCFLQCLSSRPGGPPSVRITGIDLPQPGFRPRERIEETGRRLADYCRSFQIPFEYHAIAAKWETVRVEDLNIDKDEVVVVNCLYRLRNVVDETVVVDSPRNKVLNTIRKMNPDVFIHGIVNGCYGAPFFVTRFREALFHFSALFDMLETTVPREDDQRLLIEREICGREALNVISCEGLERVERPETYKQWHVRNLRAGFTLLPLKPEIMKKARDKMKACYHKDFVVDEDSGWLLQGWKGRIIYALSTWKPNNAS, translated from the coding sequence ATGGTCATGGGGACGGGCATCCGTGACTTGCGAGGCATGACGAGCGAATTCAAATACGATCAGCTCTTCTCCACGAGCAGTTTCACACCAGGAGTGCCACCCATGTTAGATAACAACAGCTTCATCGACCTCCAAAATATTCCCTTCAATCCGATCATCTCCGGTCCCACGTCCTCCGCCCCCACCGCCGATGCCACCACCTCATCCGCGGAGGCGGATTCCGCCGAAGACTCGGAGATTTTCTCCGACATAGTCCTCAGCTACATTAACCAGATGCTCATGGATGAGGACATGGATGATAAATTCGAGCAGTTTCAAGAGCACCCAGCTCTTCTAGCTGCAGAGAAACCCTTCTATGATATCCTTGCTGAGAATCACTCTCCTCCTCCTGATCATCCACCATTATATTCCAACTATAGCTCGGAGAGTCCTGATGATGGTGTCAACAACCACTACGGGAGTTCCAGTTGCAGCAATAGTGTGGTGGTAGACGGTAGCTGGCCCTGTGATTCAGTCGAGTACCAGCAGTTACAGACTCACCCTGCTTCCGTCGATTACTCCTCGCAGTCCTCGTTTTCCTCCACCAATAGTGTCGGCAACATCGTAGAAGGATTTGATGAGTCTCTGCTGAACTCACTTGCACTTTCTGATCTCCTCACTCAGAGCCAACCTGCCTGGGAGCAGTTCAGGAGGGGAGTCGAGGAGGCGCGGAAGTTCCTACCAGGGGAGGATAAGTTGGTGATCCATCTAGAGGCCGATGGCGTCTCTATACCTCAACAACCGAGGCGAGAGAATGAATTGAGGGAGGTCAAGGCGGAGAAGGAAGAAAGGGAGTATCTGTCTCAGGGATCGAGGGGCCGGAAGAATCGTCATAGTGATGATCTGGAGTTGGTGGAGGGGAGGAGCAATAAACAGTCGGCTGTTTTCCCCGAGCAGACCGTTCGAACGGCGATGTTCGATATGGTGTTGCTGCATAACGAGCAGTGTACGAAGGGTCCTTGCGAGCTTCGAGCTGcgatggagaaggagaaggaagcaAGCAAGAGCTCTCAGAGCAACCAATCCAGAGGGTCTGGCGGTGGGAAGGGTCGCGGGAAgaggcaacccaagagggaggtggTGGATCTCAGAACCATCCTCGTCCATTGTGCTCAGGCCGTGGCAACCGATGATCGACGAAATGCCGGCGAATTATTGAAGCAGATCAGACAGCACTCTTCCCCTCACGGAGATGCCGCACAGAGGCTGGCCCACTACTTCGCTGATGGGCTTCAGGCCCGCCTAGCCGGTACGGGGAGCCAGATCTACCATTCTCTCGCGGCGAAACGAACTTCCGCCACCGATATCCTCAAGGCGTACCATCTCTTCATGTCCGCATGCCCCTTCAAGAAGATCTCTCATTTCTTCTCCAACCAGACCATTTTGGACGCAGTCGGGAAGGCGAGGAGGGTGCATATCGTCGACTACGGCATCTACTACGGCTTCCAGTGGCCATGCTTTCTCCAATGCCTTTCTTCCAGGCCTGGTGGGCCCCCGAGCGTTCGGATCACCGGTATTGATTTGCCCCAGCCAGGCTTCCGTCCGAGGGAGCGGATCGAGGAGACGGGGCGTCGCTTGGCTGATTACTGCCGGAGCTTCCAGATTCCCTTCGAGTACCATGCAATCGCAGCCAAATGGGAGACCGTCCGAGTTGAGGATCTCAACATCGATAAAGATGAAGTGGTCGTCGTCAACTGTCTGTACCGGCTGAGAAATGTTGTTGATGAGACGGTGGTGGTGGACAGCCCAAGAAATAAGGTCCTGAATACCATAAGGAAGATGAACCCGGATGTGTTCATCCATGGGATCGTGAACGGCTGCTACGGTGCTCCCTTCTTCGTCACACGCTTTCGTGAAGCGCTGTTCCACTTCTCGGCCTTGTTTGACATGCTCGAAACGACTGTGCCGAGGGAAGATGATCAGAGGCTGCTGATCGAAAGGGAAATCTGCGGACGGGAGGCTCTTAATGTCATCTCGTGCGAAGGCTTGGAAAGGGTGGAGAGGCCCGAGACTTACAAACAGTGGCACGTGAGGAACCTCCGGGCTGGGTTCACGCTGCTTCCGCTGAAGCCGGAGATCATGAAGAAAGCGAGGGACAAGATGAAGGCATGCTACCATAAGGATTTTGTCGTTGATGAAGATAGCGGATGGCTACTGCAAGGGTGGAAAGGGCGCATCATCTATGCACTCTCCACTTGGAAACCCAACAATGCTTCCTGA
- the LOC105052203 gene encoding UPF0161 protein At3g09310: MAFSVVFSPSQSPLPSFRTRFDLAKSLPGRSNDALRLPLRPLGRVPLPTSLRVRSSAADGPKKDSDQKGVQDEEVVDLGVRAALSVLKFYKREISPLLPRSCRYVPTCSEYSMQAYKRYGVVKGTILTAWRLCRCNPLGGHGFDPPRWFDEGEPLDH, encoded by the exons ATGGCGTTCTCCGTCGTCTTCTCCCCCTCCCAGAGCCCGCTTCCCTCCTTCCGCACTCGCTTCGATCTCGCCAAATCTCTCCCCGGACGAAGCAATGACGCCCTTCGCCTCCCTCTCAGACCCCTGGGCCGCGTTCCCCTTCCTACGTCTCTC CGGGTTCGATCTTCGGCTGCCGATGGACCGAAGAAGGATTCGGATCAGAAGGGGGTGCAAG ATGAGGAGGTTGTGGATCTGGGGGTCAGAGCAGCGTTGTCCGTGTTAAAATTTTACAAAA GAGAGATATCACCACTGCTGCCACGAAGCTGTCGGTATGTACCCACATGCAGTGAGTACTCGATGCAGGCATATAAGAGGTATGGTGTTGTAAAGGGTACAATCTTGACAGCTTGGCGTCTCTGCCGTTGCAACCCTCTTG GTGGtcatggatttgatcctccaaggTGGTTTGATGAGGGAGAACCATTGGATCACTGA